Within the Gammaproteobacteria bacterium genome, the region TTCAGCAACTTGCACCGCCGTATCACCGGCAGTAAACGGATCTTCGGTATACAAACGCACCCCGCTGACGGCATCGCCCATGCGATACAAACGCGCGGCGTCTTTAATATGTATAAAAGCCACATTTTTATCAAACTCGTGCATACCCACTTCAAAGATCGCGGCCACGGTAAAACGTCGCATGCGTGGCATCATACCGACCGGGGTCAAGGTACCTTGCGAGATCAACAACACGACTTTATCTCCGACGTTAGCACGCAATTCTTTGGCCAATTGGGACCCGATCACAATGGCGTAAGAGCGGTCAGCCAAACTTTCGATTGAGCCTTGGGTGATCTGCTGCTGATCAGCGAGATCAGCCAGATCGTCTTCCGGATTAATGCCACGAATTTGCACCGCATTCAATCCACTGGCAAAGGTCAACATGCCATAATCTTCAATGTATGGTGTGGCTTTGACCACATTATCGATCTGGTTTGCGGTGGAAATAATATGCGGTGCATTATCGAGACGTTTTTCAGTGCCCATAACCGAGGCATGCGGCGACAGCGAAAGAATGCGTTTTTCCAGCTCACTTTCAAAACCGTTCACCACCGACAAGACCGTGATCAAGACCATCACCCCGATGGCAATACCACTCATGGCAATGCGTGAGATAACGCCAATAAAACTGCTTTTTTTCTCGGTACCCGAACGCCCTTTCGCATAACGCCGGCCAATACTGATCTCATACCATTTCATGCAGAACGTCCTTGCAGCATTTGGTTTGCATAGTGACCTTACTCATAACGCAGGGCCTCACCCGGTTCGATCAAGGCCGCTTTCCGTGCAGGGTAAATTGCCGCCAATGCCGTCAGCAACAATGCCAGAACCATCGTTAACACAATATTGCCAGACTGGATGTCGACGGGTAATCCCTGGATCAACATCAAATCTTTGGGGAACAAGCTGAAACCAAAAGTGCTTTCCAGAATTGGCATAATGCGATTTATATTCAGGGTCAATAAAACGCCCAGACCCACTCCGGCTAGTGTGCCGATGCTTCCGATGAACATGCCCTGGGCAAAAAAGATCCGGGTCACCGAGCGTGGTGTCATACCCAAGGTGCGTAATATGGCAATGTCGTGGCGCTTGTCTTTAACCACCATCATCAAAGTAGATACAATATTGAACGCCGCCACCGCAACAATCAGTAACAGCAAAATAAACATCACGGTCTTTTCCATTTTCACGGCGCGAAAAATACTCGCTTGCTCTTGAGTCCAGTCTGAAACCGAATAATCTTTCAATTCGGTTTGTGCCAGTAAGTGCCGGGTAATTTCCGGTGCAGCAAACGGATCGGACAAACGCAAACGGTAAGCGCTGGTGTTCTCGGCATACGCTTGCAGTCGCAAAAGATCGACCTTGTGCAAATAGATATCGCGTTTGTTGATCTCGGGATGATCAAAATGAAAAATACCGGCAATCTTATAGCGTCGCAGTTTGGGGGTGAGATCGACGGCTTGCGCCTGGCTTTGTGGCAGAATCAAGGTAACCTCATCGTCAACCGACACATTCAATTCAACCGCCAGAGCATCGCCAATCAAGATCAGGTCGCTGCCCGCACTTAAGGCCTGACTGGATCCGATCAGCATCCGCTCACTTAAGCGCGTGACCAGGTCCTCCCGCTCAGGTTCAATACCATGCATGTTCACACCCGCCAGACTTTCGCGATTGGCCAGCATGCCAAAGCCTTTCGCGTAAGGCGCAAGTTCAAATGAATAATTTGTATTGGCAAGCAAGGCTCGAATACTTTTATCGTCAAGCGGTGTGGGCACTGACTTTGTATTGAGAAGTTCCTGTTTAGGCGTGATGATCACATGGGTACTGGAACCCAAAATGCGTTCGCGTAAATCATTCCCAAAGCCATTCATGACCGAGACAACCACGATCAAAGCCGAAATGCCGAGCATGATTCCGAGCAAGGAGACCAGCGCAATGAAAGAGACAAAGCCGTTGCGACGTCGACTCCTGAAATATCGCCAGCCCAGTGCGATCTCCAGCGGTGTTTGTTTAATTCCTGCCAACGATCCACTTTGCGTGATGGCGTCTAGCGGTTTGTTCTGCGTATCTGGCATGCACTGCATTATAGCGACTGTGAACGACTTGAATGAAAATAGTCTGAATTAATCAGATATAAACTGTCTTGAATAACAATATTCTAAACAAAAAATGCCTTTTTTGACTATTGAAAGCCTGCCGCAAGTGCTATCATA harbors:
- a CDS encoding lipoprotein-releasing ABC transporter permease subunit, yielding MKWYEISIGRRYAKGRSGTEKKSSFIGVISRIAMSGIAIGVMVLITVLSVVNGFESELEKRILSLSPHASVMGTEKRLDNAPHIISTANQIDNVVKATPYIEDYGMLTFASGLNAVQIRGINPEDDLADLADQQQITQGSIESLADRSYAIVIGSQLAKELRANVGDKVVLLISQGTLTPVGMMPRMRRFTVAAIFEVGMHEFDKNVAFIHIKDAARLYRMGDAVSGVRLYTEDPFTAGDTAVQVAEAAGGLYYVQDWTRNNRNLFRQVAATKQILFIVLLLVIAIAAFNIVSTLMLVIDDKQGDIAILRTMGAKARQIMAVFMTQGAVIGVIGTIWGVVLGIILALNIERIIGFFESTFDLDILADDVYLITDLPSAINWPDIVLIALIAIGLSLAATLYPAWKASRTEPAQVLRHE
- a CDS encoding lipoprotein-releasing ABC transporter permease subunit, with amino-acid sequence MPDTQNKPLDAITQSGSLAGIKQTPLEIALGWRYFRSRRRNGFVSFIALVSLLGIMLGISALIVVVSVMNGFGNDLRERILGSSTHVIITPKQELLNTKSVPTPLDDKSIRALLANTNYSFELAPYAKGFGMLANRESLAGVNMHGIEPEREDLVTRLSERMLIGSSQALSAGSDLILIGDALAVELNVSVDDEVTLILPQSQAQAVDLTPKLRRYKIAGIFHFDHPEINKRDIYLHKVDLLRLQAYAENTSAYRLRLSDPFAAPEITRHLLAQTELKDYSVSDWTQEQASIFRAVKMEKTVMFILLLLIVAVAAFNIVSTLMMVVKDKRHDIAILRTLGMTPRSVTRIFFAQGMFIGSIGTLAGVGLGVLLTLNINRIMPILESTFGFSLFPKDLMLIQGLPVDIQSGNIVLTMVLALLLTALAAIYPARKAALIEPGEALRYE